One Branchiostoma floridae strain S238N-H82 chromosome 1, Bfl_VNyyK, whole genome shotgun sequence genomic region harbors:
- the LOC118410829 gene encoding uncharacterized protein LOC118410829, whose product MLQRTRVVDGLPQKWWYIMDRPSKGGRRNEEVFLQVSVTLDGTEVKSQPTQNQVSAMPFDEGTVEASAQGKTGTLSELQNHHGKAVVVSQENNADTPHDNSAEDSKQSSVAGDIADVKQDSSDEDTADRFAVNEDRDVDACSSPGNTDVTPLQVSGAADGPERKSELPKGEDPAKTSEGTVKTELQEKPELENDKINVTQEKEPDAPSNKSGKDSSPPAAFGDVADVKVESSTSSASSLPATAPDTADKRPAAGEGDVLERHPSVVRGEQTDAPDNSGAKTDSQATTSTQGEGASLTTTTQSPKHKDAEDPQYQDVMSSVDKLWAELLLEGDYAEKLLAHAESLRSRLATTAPHVLRYPVIKNIIAAVPDRTSYKLPKTQGLSLWELQDIQKTLTKSVQDEKERATYIKRWYWEELVRVALKEAPEVFGPED is encoded by the exons ATGTTGCAGCGTACTAGAGTAGTGGACGGTTTACCACAGAAGTGGTGGTACATCATGGACCGACCCAGCAAAGGCGGGCGGAGGAATGAGGAAGTGTTCTTACAAGTTTCCGTTACTCTCGATGGCACGGAGGTGAAAAGTCAGCCTACACAGAACCAAG TCTCAGCCATGCCTTTTGATGAGGGGACCGTTGAGGCATCCGCACAGGGGAAGACGGGGACTCTGTCGGAGCTACAGAATCACCATGGCAAGGCGGTGGTAGTTTCACAAGAAAACAATGCAGACACACCCCATGACAACAGCGCTGAAGACAGCAAACAGTCATCTGTCGCTGGCGATATCGCAGACGTCAAACAAGACTCTTCGGATGAAGACACAGCGGACAGGTTTGCTGTTAACGAAGACAGAGACGTTGACGCGTGCAGTTCCCCTGGTAACACGGACGTGACGCCCCTTCAAGTGTCCGGTGCTGCCGACGGTCCGGAGAGGAAGAGTGAGCTGCCAAAGGGTGAAG ACCCAGCTAAGACGTCCGAGGGGACAGTCAAGACTGAGCTGCAAGAGAAACCAGAGCTAGAGAATGACAAGATCAATGTTACCCAGGAAAAAGAGCCGGACGCACCATCGAACAAAAGCGGCAAGGACAGCTCACCACCAGCCGCTTTCGGCGACGTCGCAGACGTCAAAGTAGAGTCTTCAACAAGCTCGGCATCCAGCCTACCAGCCACAGCTCCAGATACAGCAGACAAACGCCCTGCTGCCGGAGAAGGCGATGTCCTAGAGCGCCATCCTTCAGTTGTCCGTGGAGAACAGACGGATGCACCCGACAACAGCGGCGCGAAAACAGACAGTCAGGCGACAACATCTACTCAAGGAGAAGGAGCATCTCTTACAACAACCACCCAATCGCCCAAACACAAGGACGCAGAAGATCCTCAGTACCAAGATGTCATGTCGTCAGTCGACAAGCTGTGGGCAGAGCTCCTTCTTGAGGGAGACTATGCGGAAAAGCTTCTCGCTCATGCCGAATCCCTTCGATCCAGACTCGCCACTACCGCCCCGCATGTTCTCCGGTACCCAGTTATCAAGAACATCATCGCTGCCGTGCCCGATCGCACATCTTACAAGCTACCCAAAACACAAGGACTAAGTTTGTGGGAGCTGCAAGACATCCAGAAGACCCTCACCAAGTCGGTACAAGATGAGAAGGAACGCGCGACCTACATCAAGCGCTGGTACTGGGAAGAACTGGTCCGCGTGGCTCTGAAAGAAGCCCCTGAAGTATTTGGACCAGAGGACTGA